One window from the genome of Dyella sp. A6 encodes:
- a CDS encoding DUF2235 domain-containing protein: MGDKDNTLDRDGIQDDGVSYYPADARRLQTYVDAERQLAHFHAPVFLHTDNPHERLYVACLDGTGNDETQPQLGPETNVAKIRDQILALDDPRIRPGYVPGPGTQDNWAARTWDGMTGGTYEERIETAYKQFIDQAKKWRAEDPRAEIRVVDLGFSRGAVEAAGLARLIQVRGIQDTSGAKYALTHDGLLVTHVEYTKPPLVAPGQVAQAELLFDPVGTGAPHDHDLRPPPSVISGLQITAEDERRRLFKSDHIIDPGQTPDGRFLGVTVAGAHSDIGGGYFRDGLTVRSENLAINYLNALSDKPFLHKPAEPDDPRLNVVHRSEEGAWYYRPFQVNRDKPSGHVERLVPQIIVGRDRQTDAPVYGERPGVHDPFNAEPRDERLNAAFTRQPVRTDLSPGTAAPSITKASSIDDMFDGLCAAAAKGDCADMRAIGNAYLESSQGQAWLGQGQQYNLEVQAQQAAALQAQMQSQQAAQQCRGFSL, encoded by the coding sequence ATGGGTGACAAGGACAACACGCTGGATCGCGACGGCATCCAGGACGATGGTGTGTCGTATTACCCGGCCGATGCGCGGCGCCTGCAGACCTACGTGGATGCCGAGCGGCAACTTGCGCATTTTCATGCACCGGTGTTCCTGCATACCGACAACCCGCACGAGCGGCTCTACGTTGCATGCCTGGACGGTACCGGCAACGATGAGACCCAGCCCCAGCTTGGTCCGGAAACCAACGTCGCGAAAATCCGCGACCAAATCCTTGCACTGGATGACCCACGGATACGGCCAGGCTATGTGCCCGGCCCGGGGACACAAGACAACTGGGCGGCGCGTACCTGGGATGGCATGACCGGGGGTACCTACGAGGAGCGCATCGAAACCGCATACAAGCAGTTCATCGACCAGGCCAAGAAGTGGCGCGCAGAAGACCCCCGAGCCGAAATCCGCGTTGTCGATCTCGGCTTCAGCCGCGGCGCGGTGGAGGCTGCCGGCCTGGCTCGGCTGATTCAGGTGCGCGGCATCCAGGATACCTCCGGCGCGAAATATGCCCTCACCCACGACGGTCTCTTGGTCACACACGTCGAATACACCAAGCCTCCGCTGGTGGCTCCGGGCCAGGTGGCGCAGGCGGAACTGCTGTTCGACCCCGTGGGCACGGGTGCGCCGCACGACCACGACCTGCGGCCGCCACCCTCGGTGATCTCGGGCCTGCAGATCACCGCCGAGGACGAACGGCGCCGGTTGTTCAAGTCCGACCACATCATCGACCCGGGCCAGACGCCGGACGGTCGTTTCCTGGGCGTGACTGTCGCCGGCGCGCATTCGGACATCGGTGGTGGTTACTTCCGCGACGGCTTGACGGTACGCAGCGAAAACCTCGCCATCAACTACCTGAATGCGCTGAGCGACAAACCATTCCTGCACAAGCCTGCCGAACCCGACGACCCGCGCTTGAACGTGGTGCACCGATCGGAAGAAGGCGCGTGGTACTACCGCCCGTTCCAAGTGAACCGGGACAAGCCGAGCGGCCATGTCGAACGCCTGGTGCCGCAGATCATCGTTGGCCGCGACAGGCAAACGGATGCACCGGTGTACGGCGAAAGGCCCGGTGTACACGACCCCTTCAATGCGGAACCGCGCGACGAACGGCTGAATGCGGCGTTCACGCGGCAGCCGGTGCGAACCGACCTGTCGCCGGGCACCGCGGCCCCTTCCATCACCAAGGCAAGCTCCATCGACGACATGTTCGACGGCCTGTGCGCGGCTGCGGCCAAGGGCGATTGCGCCGACATGCGCGCGATCGGCAACGCCTACCTCGAATCGTCACAAGGGCAGGCGTGGCTGGGGCAAGGCCAGCAATACAACCTGGAAGTGCAGGCACAGCAGGCCGCGGCGCTGCAGGCTCAGATGCAATCACAACAGGCGGCACAGCAGTGCCGCGGTTTCAGCCTTTGA